A genomic window from Sphingobacterium spiritivorum includes:
- a CDS encoding nitroreductase family protein encodes MSATQIEELKEIIRLSPSSINSQPWKFTFVTDKVLKKQLASQSYMNENSINDVGLLVVFSVMENIEDFEKNNISILPEGWIAFYEQLVKSNGDVAVKSWMEHQVYLSLGYFLSACISMGLDATPMEGINRKAYKDLLPKDGYTPLFAAAVGYADTNDVTHPSSITQIPFPYRQDYTVHLKTKALKWFILVLSIVTGTFAYS; translated from the coding sequence ATATCAGCAACACAAATTGAGGAATTAAAAGAAATCATACGCTTAAGCCCATCTTCAATCAACAGCCAACCATGGAAATTCACTTTTGTTACAGACAAAGTTTTGAAAAAACAACTGGCCTCTCAATCCTACATGAACGAAAATTCGATTAACGATGTCGGTCTATTGGTTGTATTCAGCGTCATGGAAAATATTGAAGATTTCGAGAAGAACAATATTTCTATTTTACCCGAAGGATGGATTGCCTTTTATGAGCAATTGGTGAAATCAAATGGCGATGTTGCAGTAAAATCATGGATGGAGCATCAGGTTTATCTCTCGTTAGGTTATTTTCTGAGTGCCTGCATAAGTATGGGTCTGGATGCCACACCAATGGAGGGCATTAACCGTAAGGCCTATAAAGATCTATTACCGAAGGATGGATATACGCCGCTATTTGCTGCTGCAGTAGGTTATGCTGATACAAATGATGTAACACATCCTTCAAGTATTACCCAAATCCCGTTTCCATACAGACAAGATTATACAGTCCATCTGAAAACAAAAGCATTGAAGTGGTTTATTTTAGTATTAAGCATAGTGACAGGCACCTTCGCTTATTCTTAA
- a CDS encoding linear amide C-N hydrolase: protein MESTKISTFGRKLQLACIGLACGLSLLPSSLDACTRLVYKGPSNTVITARSMDWKDDIPANLWIFPRGMKRNGEIGQYSLEWTSRYGSLITSAFDIATTDGMNEKGLVANVLWLVESEYTPFDPKDGKKGLAISAWAQYMLDNFATVQEVVDAMRKHEFVVVSDVIPGTDKFTALHLSVSDAGGDNAIFEYIAGKLVIHHDPSYTVMTNSPVFDQQLALSNYWSSIPGNIMLPGTNRAADRFARAKFYLGAIPQTDDTRVAVGSVMSVIRNCSVPFGISSEQEPNISSTRWRSLSDHKNLVYYFETVLTPNTFWVDMKKVDFSEKGKVLKLSVAHNETYSGESSGLFKVSAPFKFAGATF, encoded by the coding sequence ATGGAAAGTACAAAAATATCAACATTCGGTCGCAAACTTCAGTTAGCTTGTATTGGATTGGCCTGTGGATTATCTCTTTTGCCCTCATCGTTGGATGCATGTACACGACTGGTCTACAAAGGGCCGTCCAATACAGTGATAACGGCGCGTTCCATGGACTGGAAAGACGATATCCCTGCTAACCTCTGGATTTTTCCAAGGGGGATGAAGCGAAACGGTGAAATCGGACAATATTCGCTGGAATGGACATCCCGTTACGGTAGTTTGATAACCAGTGCCTTTGATATTGCGACTACCGATGGAATGAATGAGAAGGGATTAGTTGCCAATGTACTGTGGCTGGTAGAATCCGAATATACGCCGTTTGATCCTAAGGATGGCAAGAAAGGATTGGCCATCTCTGCATGGGCGCAGTATATGCTGGACAATTTTGCTACTGTACAGGAAGTCGTTGATGCCATGCGTAAGCATGAATTTGTGGTGGTATCAGATGTGATACCGGGAACGGATAAATTTACTGCATTACATTTATCTGTTTCGGATGCGGGTGGTGATAATGCTATTTTTGAATATATAGCGGGTAAACTGGTCATCCACCATGATCCGTCTTATACCGTTATGACCAATTCTCCGGTCTTTGACCAGCAATTGGCTCTGAGTAATTATTGGTCATCTATTCCTGGTAATATTATGTTGCCCGGAACTAATCGTGCTGCTGATCGTTTTGCGAGAGCTAAATTCTATCTTGGTGCTATTCCGCAGACAGATGATACCCGTGTGGCCGTAGGAAGTGTGATGAGTGTTATCCGCAATTGCTCTGTTCCGTTTGGAATATCTTCCGAACAAGAGCCAAATATATCGTCAACGAGATGGAGATCACTGTCTGATCATAAAAATCTGGTTTATTATTTCGAAACTGTGCTGACTCCAAATACATTTTGGGTAGATATGAAAAAGGTTGACTTTAGTGAGAAAGGTAAAGTGCTGAAACTTTCAGTTGCTCATAATGAAACGTATTCAGGTGAATCTTCCGGCTTATTTAAAGTCTCTGCTCCGTTTAAATTTGCAGGTGCAACTTTTTAG
- a CDS encoding GNAT family N-acetyltransferase — MESQPIRIEQVVAPRTWNIRQRILYPDGSLRDVQIDEDFEGTHFAAYHDNEIIGVISVFRHGELFQFRKFAVLEDYQQKGIGSQLLLAVFEFCRRFDAAGIWCNSRIQAKTFYEKFGMQQVGDPFVKDNIQFVRMELIF; from the coding sequence ATGGAAAGTCAACCTATACGTATTGAGCAGGTGGTAGCTCCGCGTACCTGGAATATACGTCAACGTATTCTTTATCCCGACGGATCATTGAGAGATGTACAGATTGATGAAGACTTTGAGGGAACACATTTTGCGGCTTATCATGATAATGAGATTATTGGGGTAATTTCCGTTTTTCGTCATGGCGAATTATTTCAGTTTCGGAAATTTGCGGTGCTGGAAGATTATCAGCAAAAAGGTATAGGCAGTCAGTTGCTGTTGGCTGTTTTTGAATTCTGTCGACGTTTTGATGCTGCAGGTATCTGGTGCAATTCCCGTATTCAGGCAAAGACCTTCTATGAGAAGTTTGGTATGCAGCAGGTTGGGGATCCTTTTGTCAAAGACAATATTCAATTTGTCCGGATGGAGTTGATATTCTGA
- a CDS encoding DUF3995 domain-containing protein: MITFDIIPAYVNAFIFVFLAVLHVYWVVGGEWGIAGTIPTDSNGRRTFIPRKGGTLVVALGLFLFAAINLMYVGLLRVDIEQSILRYAIIGVGALFLLRAIGDFRYVGMTKRFTRTTFAVRDKWIYIPLCLVLVLGHVLLLM; encoded by the coding sequence ATGATAACATTTGACATTATACCTGCATATGTAAATGCATTTATTTTTGTTTTTCTTGCCGTTCTGCATGTATACTGGGTTGTGGGTGGAGAGTGGGGGATAGCGGGTACGATACCAACAGATAGTAATGGGAGACGAACATTTATACCCAGAAAGGGAGGTACATTAGTCGTCGCTCTGGGGCTTTTTTTGTTTGCTGCGATCAATCTGATGTATGTCGGTCTTCTTCGTGTAGACATCGAACAATCTATATTACGTTATGCCATTATCGGAGTCGGAGCCCTCTTTTTACTAAGGGCTATCGGAGATTTTAGATATGTAGGAATGACCAAGCGGTTTACACGTACTACTTTTGCGGTCAGGGACAAGTGGATTTATATTCCTTTATGTTTAGTGCTGGTGCTGGGACATGTATTGCTGCTGATGTGA